The following nucleotide sequence is from Mangifera indica cultivar Alphonso chromosome 1, CATAS_Mindica_2.1, whole genome shotgun sequence.
TTATAGGCAAATATCCATGGATAATACGAATAATCTATTGGTTTTGTCAGGTCTATCTGTGAACAACATATAATAAGAAGTTGATAActatgattaatatattatgaattaattatatatagacTGATTTACATCTgtattatgtgattttgaactTTTATTAGTAAGTAAATATAGATCTAGTCATATCATAATGGATGTTTTATTATTGGACCAAAGTGTATAGAATTATAATATTAGGGGTTACATGGTAATAATCCAACAGTTTAAGGgtaatttattgaaagatggACTAGGGTCTAAGTGCACAAAAAAGTGAATCATCACGGGACATTTTGAAGATGATTAATTTAGAGCTTTAATAATGTGtctaaatattttgaaataaatatttgtgctttttcttttttttaaacccTCCCCCTcaaatagttagtttttcattctttttctttctcttcatctACCTACGTCTCTCCTCtcctcttctctttttttctacTTTTCCTTCCTTCCAGGTGCAATAATGGGGTTGGGGTTAAATCATGTTTAATTTAGTGTAGTGTATTGTGTTACGAATCATGTCATACCAAGACAAACTAAAAGATGAATTTTAATAGATCATGTTGACCCTATGAAGACTAAGGCCCAAGGGAAAGACTCATAGCCCCTAGGTCGTGTCTTCTTGAAAGACTTAATTTTTGTGTTAAAAGGGAGTTTTGATAAGAATTGCTtataggggaaaaaaaaattcttaaaattgtttttccttGGTGAGAAAATTAAGAAGAGgtcattcaaaaaaaaaaaaaaagtaagacaAAAAAGTGGGAATTAGTCGTTCtcctatttaatttaatttaataacgtAACTGTGTAATCTAATTGGCCTAGGACAATTGAGGGACCACTTGCACTTATGTAGCTTGATTCCATTCCATCATCATCCATAAATTGCTTTAGATTTTAGAGCACCGTTGCTTATTTTTAAATCCTCAGAGCAGAATTGGGAGGATTTTAAGGTCAATAATAGAATGCAAATCAGAAAGGTCTAAATACTGTTTATCCATAATTTTCAACAACTTATATACATCAGCAGGCATGGTCCAACAAcacctaataaaatattgataacaaaGTGAAGGCGTTTCTTGGGAGTTGGTAATTGTAGTCATCAACTTGTGTAATTATCAAACACGCATCcttaatttataaactatttcTTATTTCTCACCAAACGTTCATCTTTtctacttttcttcttcttcttcttctttctcatgGCACCTCTAACGCATCTAATTGCTGTCCTCAAAGACAAGGTCTCTCAAAGCAGAGCTGCTATGCTCTCCCACCCTAGAAATCTATCTCTTCACCTTGCTGTTTTACGCGTCACAACTCACGATCCATCCTCACCTCCCAATCAAAAACACTTGACATCCCTTCTAGATTTCGGCCACAGCTCACGCGCCACCGCTTCCGCCGTCATCGAGATCCTCATGGACCGTCTTCAGACCACTCGCGACGCGTCTGTGGCGGTCAAGTGTCTCTTCGCCGTTCATCACATCATCAAATTTGGAAGTTTTATTCTGCAAGATCAGCTCTCTGTTTACCCTTCCGCGGGCGGCAGAAACTACCTTAAACTATCGAATTTTAGAGACAATACTACCCCTTTTACGTGGGAACTCTCTTCATGGGTACGATGGTACGCTCTTTATCTTGAATATCTTTTGTCCACTTCCAGGATTCTCGGTTTCTTTCTCGGTTCAATTTCAGAGaaagatattaataatgaaGATAAAGTTTCGGCTCTTCTGAACAAAGATTTGCTTAAAGAGATTGATTCGTTGGTGGGTTTGCTAGAAGAGATAAGTGAAAGGCCAGATTTGTCGGTCCTGCATGGAAACAGATTGGCTGAACTAGTTATGGGACTAGTGGGTGAGGATTATTTGTCGGCAATAAACGAGGTTTCGATCCGAGTCAGTGAGTTTCGGGAGAGGCTGAGTTCATTGAGTTTAGGTGACTCGGTTGAATTGGTGTGTGCTATGAAGAGATTAGAGAATTGTAAAGAGAGTTTAGAGGGGATGTCGAATAAAAAAGGGGCGATGATTGAAACTTTCTGGGGGATAGTGAGTCAACTCAAGGATGAGGTGGGGAAGGAGCAGATGTATAAAGATGAGAGATCAGTGATTGCGAGTTTGGAAAGAAGAGATAAAGTAAGTGAGTCAGCTCGGTTTGGGGACCGAGTTATGAAGCATAGTAGCCGGTCAGTTCGATTTTCATCAGGAAGATTTGAATTCAGTGGAGTTCCCGTTTTTTAGACTCCGTTCAATCATGTGTTTTcagttgaaatttaattattggaaatgcaaATGTAGAAATTTGGTTATTTCTCGGGATTTGACAGTGAGAGTGATTTGTAAATTAAACAGAGGTGCTGGTCACATTCTcgtttctttttaactttatattgtcttggtattaaaaaagagaaaaacaattgTAAGATGAACAAAGTGTCCTTATTTACAGTTGCTTGCTCTTTGTCCAAACTTTAACAACAGAGATTCGACATAGTCATAAGTATATCtaacaaaacatttataaaGATCTGCGTATAGAATGTCAACTTTTGTTGGCCAAAGGACATGCTGTTTTCTCGTGTTTTT
It contains:
- the LOC123211380 gene encoding putative clathrin assembly protein At4g40080, which codes for MAPLTHLIAVLKDKVSQSRAAMLSHPRNLSLHLAVLRVTTHDPSSPPNQKHLTSLLDFGHSSRATASAVIEILMDRLQTTRDASVAVKCLFAVHHIIKFGSFILQDQLSVYPSAGGRNYLKLSNFRDNTTPFTWELSSWVRWYALYLEYLLSTSRILGFFLGSISEKDINNEDKVSALLNKDLLKEIDSLVGLLEEISERPDLSVLHGNRLAELVMGLVGEDYLSAINEVSIRVSEFRERLSSLSLGDSVELVCAMKRLENCKESLEGMSNKKGAMIETFWGIVSQLKDEVGKEQMYKDERSVIASLERRDKVSESARFGDRVMKHSSRSVRFSSGRFEFSGVPVF